GGACGCCGTCGGACTCCAGGGTCTGGCCAGCGCCGAGGCGGCGGGCCTGCACACGTCCGAGTGGTACGCACTCAGCCTCATCACCCTCGAGGGCGGCCTGTCCTCCGGTGAGCTCGCCCTCCGTACCGGGCTGACCACGGGCGCGACCACCCGGCTCATCGACCGACTCGAACGGGCCGGCTACGCCCGCCGGGCCGCCGATCCGAGTGACCGGCGCCGGGTCATCGTGGAGCCGGTACCGGACGCGCTGGACCGCATCGAGGACGTGGTCGGCCCGGCTCGCCGCCACATCGCGGCGGTGATCGGCTCCTACCCACCGGAGCACCAGGCCGTGCTCTTCGACTACTTCGCCCGCGCGGCGCCCGCGTTCCGCGCGGCCACGGAGGAGATCCGCGGCGCCGCGGCGCCCCGGCGGGGCAAGCGCCGGCCGGAGAAGCCGGAGGAGACCGGCTAGGTCCGCCTTGGCCAACTGGTGCGAGAGGCAGGCGACTCGGGTCGGGTGCCGGTCGCCACCGTTCGTCATGCCGGAGGTCATCCGGAGGCCCCCCGAGGGGAGTCCTGAGCCCTTCGGCGGTGGCGGGGTGGAGGGTTAGGGTCGGATGATCGTTCTTTTCTCTTCGATGTGGGGGTAGGGGCATGGCGCTCTTCGGGAACGCGCACGCGATTGATCCGGCGCAGGCGCAGCAGGACTACGCGCGGCTGCTCGGGCAGGGGGAGCAGGTGCACGCCGCGTACCTGCTGATCCGCGACACCATCTTCTTCACCGACCGGCGGCTCGTGCTGGTCGACAAGCAGGGCATCACCGGCAAGAAGGTCGAGTACCACTCGATCCCGTACAAGAGCATCACGCACTTCGCGGTCGAGACCGCCGGCACCTTCGACCTGGACGCCGAGCTGAAGATCTGGATCTCGGGCAGCCAGCTGCCGGTCCAGAAGACCTTCACCAAGGGCGTCGACATCTACGAGGTGCAGGCGATCCTCACGCAGTTCGTCGCCCGCTAGGCAGGTGTGAGGGGAGGGATTTCCGGGGGTATACCCGGGATTCTCTCCCCTTTTGGGTGAACCTGTCTGATTTGCATGTCAGTTGAATATGCCTTCGGCCTAGCTTGCGAGGCGGAGGTGATGATCGATGGACGCGATCGACATCGATGACTTGGTGTACGCCGCCACCGGTGCGCCCCTGCGGAGGCTCACCGCGCACGACGGGACCCACTGGTTCCCCCTCGTGGACGTGGCGAAGCGGCTGGGATACGCGGGGAGCCGGGAGGCGTTGCGGACGGTGACGCTGCCCGGGGCGTGGCTGGCGTCCGCGCGGGAGCTCGCCGGGGGCGAGGAGTTCTCCGGCCGGGGCGGGATCCGGGCGGCGACGCGGATGGTGAGCCTGCAGGGGCTCGTCCAGCTCGTCGGGGCCTGCCGCAGACCGGAGGCCGCGCCGTTCCGGGCGTGGACGGCCGAGGTCATAGCGGCGGTCCAGCGGTACGGGGGGTACGGGCTCGAACCCTCCCCCGCGCATACCGGGTTCGTGCTGCCACCGGAGCTTGTCGACGTCCTCGTCCGGCTCGACGGGCAGTTCGACGAGCGGTCGGTCGCGTTCGCGGAGGACATCGAGTACGCGGAGCTGCTCCGCGAGACCCGGCGGAGCCTCTCAAGGGTCGCCGACTCCCTTGAGCGGCTCTCCGTGCCCCGCCAGCGCGCCGGGGCCGCCGTCGCACTCACCCCGGATCAGCTCGTCGAGTCCTGGGCCGTCACCGGGGACGTACGCACGGTCGCGAGCTGTCTCGCCCCCGGCCTGGTGCACGGCGGCGTCCGCTACCGGGCCCAGGACGTCACCCGGCGCACCGGTCTCTCCGGCGAGCGCGTCCGGGACTGCGTGCGCCTGCTGATCGAGCGCGGGTGCATGCGCGAGGTCGGCGGGCCCGACGCCGACGGGGCGCGGATCTACGTCCTGCCCTGAGCCGGCACGACGACGACCTGGTACGCGTCCGCGTAGACGACCCGGCCCGGGTCGGCCGACTCCAGGCGGACGCAGGGCACCCCGTGGTCCCGCAGGATCCGCAGGTACGGGTCGACGCGGGCCAGTGCCTCGGTGGCCGTCGGCCGGAACCACGCGGCCGCGCCCGGGTTCAGCTCCGGGTCGTAGACCGTCGGGTCGGCCGCGGTCGGGTCGGGGAAGTGGGCGTCGTACCAGTCGTTCGAGGAGCGCCAGATCGCCCACTCCTCGGGAGTGAGCCTGCCCTCCCGGGCCAGCAGGTTGGCCAGGCCGAACACTCCGGGGTGATGGCCCCGGGGTCCCGGGGCAGGGGACTGGAAGCGGATGTGGCGGAGACTGGACATCCGGGGAGCATAGGGAGGCGCGGGCGTGGAGTGGCGGAGCCGGGGGATCACCTGGAGCGGAGGCGTGCCCGGACTGCGGTGGCAGGGCGGGAGGGTCAGCGCCCTCGCGTACGGGCGGAAGCTCGCCTTCCGGGCCGTGGGGGAGCGCCGGTGCCCGGGGGCCCGGGGCAATCCCTGCCCACTGGATGCCGTCGTGGCCGGCCGGGCCACGGGGGGCCGGTGCGCGGAGTGCGCGCGGCTCGACCGGGCCCATTCCGTCGCCGCCGACACCTTCCTGGACGATCCGCAGCCGTACCGCGTGTATCTGGCCTGGTTCGGGCCCGGGATGACCAAGGTCGGGATCACCGCGGAGGCCCGGGGCGAGGCCCGGCTGCTCGAACAGGGCGCCGTCACGTTCAGCTGGCTCGGGCGGGGGCCGCTGATGGCCGCCCGGCGGACCGAGGAGGTGCTGCGGCAGGCGCTCGGGGTTCCCGACCGGGTGGCGTACGAGCGGAAGCGCGCCGCCCGGCACACCCTGCCGCCCGCCCCGGACCGGTCCAGGGAGGTCCGCGACCTGTACGGGCGGGCGCGGGAGGTCGGCGGCTGGACGGAGACCCTGGAGCCACTGGAGTTCGCCGCGCGCGACCACGCCGAGGCTTTCGGTGTCGACGGGCTGCCGCCGTTCGCGGGCACGGTCACGGAGCTGGTCGACGGGGGTGTCGTCAGCGGGCGGCTGCTCGCCGCGGCCGGGCCCGATCTGCACCTGCTCGACTCCGCCGGGCGCTGTCTGGCCCTCGACACCCGGCTGATGGGCGGGTGGGTGCTCCAGGGCGCCGGGGAGGGGGACGCCTTCTCCGTACCGGTGTCGGAAGCGGTGTCCGCCGTCGACCCGAGCAGCCAGGGGGAGCTCTTCTGAGGCCCGCGACCTCTCGTGACGGCCCTTCGTAAAGTCTTGGATCCCTTTCCCCGGGCGCCGTGGACATCCCCGTGCCGGCCCGGCGAGGGTGATCACATGACTCCCAGGCTGGTGGCGGATCTCGAACCGCCCTACTACACCGCTGTGTTCACTTCGATCCGTCCCGACGCTCCCGAGGGCTACGCCGAGACGGCCGCCCGGATGAACGCGCTCGCCCAGGAGATGCCGGGCTTCCTCGGCCACGAGTCCGCCCGGACTCCCGGCGGCATCGGCATCACCGTCGCCTACTTCCGGGACCTGGAGTCGCTCGACGCCTGGCGTCTGCACGGGGAGCACCGGGCCGCCAAGGCGTACGGGCGGGAGCACTGGTACGACAGCTTCAGCGTCCACATCGGCAAGGTCGAGCGGAGTTACAGCTTTGAGCGTGCATAGTGAGAACGGCGCGAGCGACGCCGACGGCCGAGGAAGCGACGCCGACGGCGGAGGAAGCGACGTGGACGGCGAGGGACGCGAGAGCGAGGACATCCGGGCGCTCGTCGAGCGGCTCGGGATTCCCGGGCTCGTCGACGTCCACACCCACTTCATGCCGCAGAACG
This sequence is a window from Streptomyces sp. NBC_00691. Protein-coding genes within it:
- a CDS encoding MarR family winged helix-turn-helix transcriptional regulator, coding for MATGGGADAHTVFRQYLDAVGLQGLASAEAAGLHTSEWYALSLITLEGGLSSGELALRTGLTTGATTRLIDRLERAGYARRAADPSDRRRVIVEPVPDALDRIEDVVGPARRHIAAVIGSYPPEHQAVLFDYFARAAPAFRAATEEIRGAAAPRRGKRRPEKPEETG
- a CDS encoding PH domain-containing protein; translated protein: MALFGNAHAIDPAQAQQDYARLLGQGEQVHAAYLLIRDTIFFTDRRLVLVDKQGITGKKVEYHSIPYKSITHFAVETAGTFDLDAELKIWISGSQLPVQKTFTKGVDIYEVQAILTQFVAR
- a CDS encoding BRO family protein, yielding MDAIDIDDLVYAATGAPLRRLTAHDGTHWFPLVDVAKRLGYAGSREALRTVTLPGAWLASARELAGGEEFSGRGGIRAATRMVSLQGLVQLVGACRRPEAAPFRAWTAEVIAAVQRYGGYGLEPSPAHTGFVLPPELVDVLVRLDGQFDERSVAFAEDIEYAELLRETRRSLSRVADSLERLSVPRQRAGAAVALTPDQLVESWAVTGDVRTVASCLAPGLVHGGVRYRAQDVTRRTGLSGERVRDCVRLLIERGCMREVGGPDADGARIYVLP
- a CDS encoding DUF2797 domain-containing protein gives rise to the protein MEWRSRGITWSGGVPGLRWQGGRVSALAYGRKLAFRAVGERRCPGARGNPCPLDAVVAGRATGGRCAECARLDRAHSVAADTFLDDPQPYRVYLAWFGPGMTKVGITAEARGEARLLEQGAVTFSWLGRGPLMAARRTEEVLRQALGVPDRVAYERKRAARHTLPPAPDRSREVRDLYGRAREVGGWTETLEPLEFAARDHAEAFGVDGLPPFAGTVTELVDGGVVSGRLLAAAGPDLHLLDSAGRCLALDTRLMGGWVLQGAGEGDAFSVPVSEAVSAVDPSSQGELF
- a CDS encoding antibiotic biosynthesis monooxygenase family protein, encoding MTPRLVADLEPPYYTAVFTSIRPDAPEGYAETAARMNALAQEMPGFLGHESARTPGGIGITVAYFRDLESLDAWRLHGEHRAAKAYGREHWYDSFSVHIGKVERSYSFERA